In Fusibacter sp. A1, the following are encoded in one genomic region:
- a CDS encoding DUF1846 domain-containing protein — protein MKKGFDSEKYLEEQSKYILERVNNFDKLYLEFGGKMIFDMHAKRVLPGFDENAKIKLLNKLKDKLEVIVCVYAGDIERNKMRGDFGISYDIDVLKLIDDLRNNDLEINSVVITRFDNQPATTAFINKLEHKGIKVYKHTATKGYPTDVDTIVSDEGYGKNEYVETTKPIVVVTAPGPGSGKLATCLTQLYHEYKMGNSVGYSKFETFPVWNMPLKHPLNIAYEAATVDLKDVNMVDSFHLEAYGEVTVNYNRDIETFPVLKRIIEKITGTDSMYQSPTDMGVNRIAFGITDDEAIKEASRQEIIRRYFKTGCEYKKGQCDIDTFNRSKMIMEELQLKPTHRVVVEPARAYAEQLAIKYDTDTAVPVVALELNNGEIVTGKNGQAMDAAAACVINALKKHAGISDDVHLLSPAILNPIIKLKTESLGDKRSLLSLEEVLIALSISAAFNPMAQVALDHLSDLRGCETHATVILHANNEATLRNLGIELTCDAQFASSSLFYGN, from the coding sequence ATGAAAAAAGGATTTGATTCTGAAAAATATCTTGAGGAACAGTCAAAGTACATTCTTGAACGCGTCAATAATTTCGATAAACTTTATCTGGAGTTTGGCGGCAAGATGATATTTGACATGCATGCCAAAAGAGTGTTGCCCGGTTTTGATGAAAACGCAAAGATAAAACTGCTCAATAAGTTGAAGGACAAGTTGGAAGTCATCGTTTGTGTCTATGCGGGTGATATAGAAAGAAATAAGATGAGAGGCGACTTCGGTATCTCTTATGACATCGACGTACTCAAACTTATTGACGATTTGAGAAACAATGACCTAGAAATCAATAGCGTGGTCATCACAAGATTTGACAACCAGCCTGCAACAACGGCATTTATCAATAAACTGGAGCACAAAGGAATCAAAGTCTATAAGCACACCGCCACAAAGGGATATCCGACAGATGTGGATACCATCGTAAGTGACGAGGGCTATGGTAAAAACGAATATGTAGAGACCACAAAGCCTATCGTTGTGGTAACCGCACCAGGTCCTGGTAGCGGTAAACTTGCGACTTGCCTCACACAGCTCTATCACGAGTATAAGATGGGCAACAGCGTTGGCTATTCAAAATTCGAAACCTTCCCAGTGTGGAACATGCCGCTTAAGCACCCGCTTAACATCGCATACGAAGCGGCAACCGTGGATCTGAAGGACGTCAACATGGTGGACTCCTTCCACCTAGAAGCCTACGGAGAAGTTACCGTCAACTACAATCGCGATATCGAAACGTTCCCTGTACTTAAGCGGATCATCGAAAAGATAACCGGAACAGACTCCATGTACCAGTCACCAACGGATATGGGCGTCAACCGAATCGCTTTTGGCATCACCGATGATGAGGCTATCAAAGAAGCTTCTCGACAAGAAATCATCCGACGTTACTTCAAGACGGGCTGCGAATACAAAAAAGGCCAGTGCGACATCGACACCTTCAACCGATCGAAGATGATCATGGAGGAGCTTCAGCTTAAACCGACACATCGTGTCGTAGTTGAACCCGCGCGAGCTTATGCCGAGCAGTTGGCGATAAAATACGATACCGACACCGCTGTTCCTGTTGTAGCACTCGAACTCAACAATGGAGAGATCGTAACAGGGAAGAACGGACAGGCAATGGACGCGGCTGCCGCATGTGTGATCAACGCCCTTAAGAAACACGCCGGAATTTCTGATGATGTTCATCTTCTGTCACCGGCGATCCTCAATCCGATCATCAAGCTTAAGACCGAATCCTTAGGTGACAAACGCTCGCTTCTCAGTTTAGAGGAAGTACTGATCGCCCTTTCAATAAGTGCGGCCTTTAATCCGATGGCGCAAGTCGCTCTTGACCACCTATCCGACCTACGCGGATGTGAGACACATGCGACCGTGATTCTACACGCAAACAATGAGGCAACTTTGCGAAACTTGGGAATCGAGCTGACATGCGACGCTCAGTTCGCATCAAGCAGTCTCTTCTACGGCAACTGA